A portion of the Stigmatella aurantiaca DW4/3-1 genome contains these proteins:
- a CDS encoding glycoside hydrolase family 71/99-like protein: MTRHRFMNEGAGVFAALLLAGCGSASTESEGQPGAEAPTATITAPVSVPKTFTKKVYAHVMPWFETNASSGNGSWGIHWTMANKNPNVIDGSGKRQIASYYYPLIGPYASGDKDVVEYQLLLMKYAGIDGVLIDWPGTLNCLDYPKNKQNAEAMINKTAAVGLEFAVVYEDNNFTLAPQSGCPVPDKLGAARNDMVFLRDNYFSRSNHIKVNNAPLLLDFGPQTFSSPSDWTNIFSPLSTKPTFLTLWYESGDAGANAKGEYPWIYSDFTTGLQNFYNNRPLGVKFGVAYPGFNTFYTDGGWGGPGWSLPHNGTGTFGQTLDLAKNSGVNWIQLATWNDYGEGTMIEPTREFGYGALTTLQQKLGVSYNQSHLELIAKLYAQRKQYANDSAKQAQLNTAFNHFVNLQPDQAAAILNGGTTPPPNNNNPTVTNAGFESGMSGWNTWSPNGTAGAAFTETYNGGYNSANHLTHYSPGAFETWTYQTVSGIPNGNYRVRAWVRKGGDFGFSRLQAKICASCTPAATNLGTYSSWTQLETPTIAVTAGYLEFGLHTQAFSGSSFVHLDDVQIIRQ, encoded by the coding sequence ATGACGCGTCATCGTTTCATGAATGAAGGAGCGGGCGTGTTCGCCGCGCTCCTGTTGGCGGGATGTGGTTCGGCCTCGACGGAGTCCGAGGGCCAACCGGGAGCGGAGGCGCCCACCGCCACCATCACGGCGCCGGTGTCCGTGCCCAAGACCTTCACCAAGAAGGTCTATGCCCACGTGATGCCCTGGTTCGAGACCAATGCCTCTTCGGGCAATGGCTCCTGGGGCATTCACTGGACCATGGCCAACAAGAACCCCAACGTGATCGATGGCTCGGGCAAGCGCCAGATCGCCTCGTACTACTACCCGCTGATTGGCCCCTACGCGTCGGGCGACAAGGATGTCGTCGAGTACCAGCTGCTGCTCATGAAGTACGCGGGCATCGATGGTGTCCTGATCGACTGGCCGGGCACCCTCAACTGCCTGGACTACCCCAAGAACAAGCAGAACGCGGAGGCGATGATCAACAAGACCGCCGCCGTGGGGCTGGAGTTCGCGGTCGTCTACGAGGACAACAACTTCACGCTGGCGCCCCAGAGTGGCTGCCCGGTCCCCGACAAGCTCGGCGCGGCCCGCAACGACATGGTCTTCCTGCGGGACAATTACTTCTCCCGTAGCAACCACATCAAGGTCAACAACGCGCCCCTGCTCCTGGACTTCGGCCCGCAGACCTTCAGCTCGCCGTCGGACTGGACCAACATCTTCTCGCCCCTGTCCACCAAGCCGACCTTCCTGACGCTCTGGTACGAGAGCGGGGACGCGGGCGCCAACGCCAAGGGCGAGTACCCGTGGATCTACTCGGATTTCACGACGGGCTTGCAGAACTTCTACAACAACCGTCCGCTGGGCGTGAAGTTCGGCGTGGCCTATCCGGGCTTCAACACCTTCTACACCGACGGGGGATGGGGCGGTCCGGGGTGGAGCCTCCCCCACAACGGGACGGGCACCTTTGGCCAGACGTTGGACCTGGCCAAGAACAGCGGCGTGAACTGGATCCAGCTCGCCACCTGGAACGACTACGGCGAGGGCACGATGATCGAGCCCACGCGTGAGTTCGGCTATGGCGCCCTGACCACGCTGCAGCAGAAGCTGGGCGTGTCGTACAACCAGAGCCACCTGGAGCTCATCGCCAAGCTCTACGCGCAGCGCAAGCAGTACGCGAACGACTCGGCCAAGCAGGCCCAGCTCAACACCGCCTTCAACCACTTCGTGAACCTGCAGCCGGACCAGGCCGCGGCCATCCTCAACGGGGGCACCACGCCGCCGCCCAACAACAACAACCCCACGGTCACCAACGCCGGCTTCGAGTCCGGCATGTCGGGCTGGAACACCTGGTCGCCCAATGGCACCGCTGGGGCCGCGTTCACCGAGACCTACAACGGGGGCTACAACAGCGCCAACCACCTGACGCACTACAGCCCGGGGGCCTTCGAGACCTGGACGTACCAGACGGTGAGCGGCATCCCCAACGGCAACTACCGGGTGCGCGCCTGGGTCCGCAAGGGCGGTGACTTCGGCTTCTCCCGGCTCCAGGCGAAGATCTGCGCCTCCTGCACGCCGGCCGCCACGAACCTCGGCACCTACAGCAGCTGGACGCAGCTGGAGACGCCGACCATCGCGGTGACCGCGGGCTACCTGGAGTTCGGCCTCCACACCCAGGCCTTCAGCGGCAGCAGCTTCGTCCACCTGGATGACGTGCAGATCATCCGTCAGTAA
- a CDS encoding M61 family metallopeptidase: MKEAVHYRVSMSRPHSHLFEVEARFPPGQDVLDAVLPVWTPGSYLVREYARHLQDVTAVGPRGEALPLHRVDKRTFRVKAGGQAVTVRYRVYANELTVRTSHLDGSHGYFNGATLFLYTEATRHHEHRVTVVAPEGWRTFCALEGEGETFIAPDYDELVDSPFEIGPHTPLSFTAAGVPHEVVIWGDTVPDAERLTADLQRICEAQARLFNGLPMRRYLFLVYLTDKGRGGLEHKNSTALLFPRAGLQTLRGWEDFLTLAAHEYFHLWNIKRIKPRAFVPFDYSQENYTTLLWAFEGMTSYYDNLFVRRAGLMSAQRYLTRLGETFTQLHGTPGRRSQTLADASLLSWIKHYRPDENSPNSAISYYLKGEVVCVLLDLEIRRATDNLKGLDDVLRLLWRRYGDGSGMPEEGMEAAVQEVTGRDFTPFFDLAVRSTRELDYSVLAHVGLQVEYRVRESANDKGGTPPPRKNGEVKPRGWLGLTTKGSATLATVLEDSPAMEAGLTPEDELVALDGYKVDAANLLSRCEDKRPGDTVRLTVFRRDKLMEFSVVLGQKPADAIYLTRVDKLSDAQKAAFQSWLGATWDETLG, translated from the coding sequence ATGAAGGAAGCGGTCCACTATCGCGTCTCCATGTCCCGCCCGCACTCGCACCTGTTCGAGGTGGAGGCGCGCTTTCCCCCGGGGCAGGACGTGCTGGACGCGGTTCTGCCGGTGTGGACGCCGGGCAGCTACCTGGTGCGCGAATACGCCCGGCACCTCCAGGACGTGACGGCGGTGGGCCCGAGGGGAGAGGCGCTGCCCCTCCACCGCGTGGACAAGCGCACCTTCCGGGTGAAGGCGGGGGGGCAGGCAGTGACGGTGCGCTACCGCGTCTACGCCAACGAGCTGACGGTGCGGACCAGCCACCTGGATGGCTCTCACGGCTACTTCAACGGGGCCACGCTCTTTCTCTACACGGAAGCCACGCGGCACCACGAGCACCGCGTCACCGTGGTGGCGCCGGAGGGGTGGCGGACCTTCTGCGCCCTGGAGGGCGAGGGCGAGACCTTCATCGCCCCGGATTATGACGAGCTGGTGGACAGCCCCTTCGAGATCGGCCCCCACACGCCCCTGTCCTTCACCGCCGCGGGGGTCCCCCACGAGGTGGTCATCTGGGGCGACACGGTCCCGGACGCGGAGAGACTGACCGCGGATCTCCAGCGCATCTGCGAGGCCCAGGCACGGCTGTTCAACGGGCTGCCCATGCGGCGCTACTTGTTCCTCGTCTACCTCACGGACAAAGGGCGAGGAGGCCTGGAGCACAAGAACTCCACGGCCTTGCTGTTTCCCCGCGCGGGCTTGCAGACCCTCCGCGGCTGGGAGGACTTCCTCACGCTCGCGGCGCACGAGTACTTCCACCTGTGGAACATCAAGCGCATCAAGCCGCGCGCGTTCGTGCCCTTCGATTACTCCCAGGAGAACTACACCACCCTGCTGTGGGCCTTCGAGGGGATGACGTCCTACTACGACAACCTCTTCGTGCGCCGCGCGGGGCTCATGTCCGCCCAGCGCTACCTGACGCGCCTGGGAGAGACGTTCACCCAGCTCCACGGCACGCCGGGCCGGCGCTCGCAGACGCTGGCGGATGCCTCGCTGTTGAGCTGGATCAAACACTACCGCCCGGACGAGAACTCGCCCAACAGCGCCATCTCCTACTACCTCAAGGGCGAGGTGGTGTGCGTGCTGCTGGACCTGGAGATCCGCCGCGCCACCGACAACCTCAAGGGCCTGGACGACGTGCTGCGCTTGCTGTGGAGGCGTTACGGCGACGGCTCGGGCATGCCCGAGGAAGGCATGGAGGCGGCGGTCCAGGAAGTCACCGGCAGGGACTTCACCCCCTTCTTCGATCTCGCGGTGCGCTCCACCCGGGAGCTGGACTACTCGGTCCTCGCCCACGTGGGCCTCCAGGTGGAGTACCGGGTGCGCGAGTCCGCCAACGACAAGGGCGGCACGCCCCCGCCGCGCAAGAACGGGGAGGTGAAGCCCCGGGGCTGGCTGGGCCTGACCACCAAGGGCAGCGCCACGCTGGCCACCGTGCTGGAAGACTCCCCCGCGATGGAGGCGGGCCTGACCCCCGAGGACGAACTCGTGGCGCTGGATGGCTACAAGGTGGATGCGGCCAACCTGCTGAGCCGGTGCGAGGACAAGCGCCCCGGAGACACGGTGCGCCTCACGGTGTTCCGCCGGGACAAGCTGATGGAGTTCTCCGTCGTCCTGGGCCAGAAGCCCGCGGACGCGATCTACCTCACCCGGGTAGACAAGCTGTCCGACGCCCAGAAGGCCGCCTTCCAGTCCTGGCTGGGAGCGACATGGGATGAAACGCTGGGCTAA
- a CDS encoding RsmB/NOP family class I SAM-dependent RNA methyltransferase, which produces MKRSHRPAPKKQSAKQAPSKRAHAKEAAPGAARGTPLERAPRPLREDLVLQACLEAYGSVRHEGRLSDRALDFTLRRKAHLYSNERRAVAERVYALLRRQRTVDWLLARARPGFDRLETTRQDVLRLAASRILHGEPLEAVVNSSSLPSEDSTSLGALPRAAGELEALPLAKRFPIAASLPDFLAVKFQETFGEDASQAAEAMNERAPLTARVNLLKGDRAELQRRLAAEGVESTPTPLSPLGLWLETRVNVFSLQCFKDGLLELQDEGSQLLGMLVDSPPTRVVDACAGAGGKTLQLAAQMKNRGDLHALDVDEVRIEELRKRARRAGVHNVRTQLIPAEGPAADEALVALKDKADRVLVDAPCSGTGTYRRKPDGRYRLTPEDLKEHAARQKALLERFSTMVKPGGRLIYGTCSILREENEAVIEDFLSRHPDFTVRPVSQELGPELGDKVSRGPFLRLAPHTHNTDGFFGAILVRAK; this is translated from the coding sequence ATGAAACGATCCCACCGTCCGGCACCGAAGAAGCAGAGCGCGAAGCAAGCCCCCTCGAAGCGCGCCCACGCGAAGGAGGCCGCCCCCGGCGCCGCCCGTGGGACGCCCCTCGAGCGCGCCCCGCGCCCCCTGCGCGAGGATCTGGTGTTGCAGGCCTGCCTGGAGGCGTACGGCTCGGTGCGCCACGAGGGCCGCCTGTCCGACCGGGCCCTGGACTTCACCCTGCGCCGCAAGGCGCACCTGTACTCCAACGAGCGCCGGGCCGTCGCGGAGCGGGTCTACGCCCTGCTGCGCCGCCAGCGCACGGTGGATTGGCTCCTGGCGCGCGCGCGGCCCGGCTTCGACCGCCTGGAAACCACACGCCAGGACGTGCTGCGCCTGGCCGCCTCCCGGATCCTCCACGGCGAGCCGCTCGAAGCGGTGGTGAATTCCTCCTCGCTCCCCTCCGAGGACAGCACCTCCCTCGGCGCCCTTCCCCGGGCCGCCGGAGAACTGGAGGCACTGCCCCTGGCCAAGCGCTTCCCCATCGCCGCCTCGCTGCCGGATTTTCTCGCGGTGAAGTTCCAGGAGACGTTCGGGGAAGACGCCAGCCAGGCCGCGGAGGCCATGAACGAGCGCGCCCCGCTCACCGCGCGCGTCAACCTGCTCAAGGGGGACCGGGCGGAGCTCCAGCGGCGGCTGGCCGCGGAGGGAGTCGAGAGCACGCCCACGCCCCTCTCGCCCCTGGGACTGTGGTTGGAGACGCGCGTCAACGTCTTCTCCCTGCAATGCTTCAAGGACGGGCTGCTGGAGCTGCAGGACGAGGGCAGCCAGCTGCTCGGCATGCTGGTGGATTCGCCGCCCACGCGCGTGGTGGATGCCTGCGCGGGAGCGGGCGGAAAGACCTTGCAGCTCGCCGCGCAGATGAAGAACCGGGGAGACCTGCACGCCCTGGACGTGGACGAAGTCCGCATCGAGGAGCTGCGCAAGCGGGCCCGCCGCGCGGGCGTCCACAACGTGCGGACCCAGCTCATCCCCGCCGAGGGCCCCGCCGCGGACGAGGCCCTGGTGGCCTTGAAGGACAAAGCGGACCGGGTGCTGGTGGATGCGCCGTGCAGCGGCACCGGCACCTACCGCCGCAAGCCGGACGGCCGCTACCGGCTCACGCCGGAGGATCTGAAGGAGCACGCGGCCCGGCAGAAGGCGCTGCTGGAGCGCTTCTCCACGATGGTGAAGCCCGGGGGCCGGCTCATCTACGGCACTTGCAGCATCCTGCGGGAAGAGAACGAGGCGGTGATCGAAGACTTCCTCTCCCGCCACCCGGACTTCACCGTGCGTCCGGTCTCCCAGGAGCTGGGCCCGGAGCTGGGTGACAAAGTCAGCCGGGGCCCCTTCCTGCGCCTGGCGCCGCATACGCACAACACCGATGGGTTCTTCGGAGCCATCCTCGTCCGGGCGAAGTAG
- a CDS encoding metallophosphoesterase: protein MHLAKVPALGALAAALVLTTGVAHAATLTRSPYLQRVGPDTATVAFRVNANCTPEVRYGTGGATNQTARSTDSGRIHAVVLNGLSPGAEYTYVVETCGASSSPKRFHTAPVPGTRRVHFAAMGDFGTGGSRQKEVAASMLSYRPELFIGMGDVAYESGTEEQIQNNMFVPMKDLLMEVPFFAVAGNHEYVTDQAQPYLDNLYLPTSPSGGERYYSFDWGHVHFVGLDSNCAIGLASKDRCTLAAQKAWAEQDLAASKAPWKIVFFHHPPWSSGDHGSQLLMRREFSPLFEKYGVDLVLTGHDHHYERAYAMKGDAVAPSGTGIPYLVVGSGGANLRDFPVSKPAWSAVRNNKDYGFLDVEVIDGTLTARLVTPSGATADSLTLTKQLAPEEKPTPHPLTLIVEGERGVAPHQALFRAESSLMGATVRWDFGDEETGEGDAVSHVYPKEGQYTVTATATSGTAQQTATAQVTVAPPGTSIPSPGIPQPPTTGPSTGVPGSSVGGEGDADAQAGGCSTVPLGALFPLGAWALAGLWRRRRSR, encoded by the coding sequence ATGCATTTGGCGAAGGTCCCTGCGCTCGGCGCCCTGGCTGCCGCTCTCGTGCTGACCACGGGGGTGGCGCACGCGGCAACGCTCACCCGCTCCCCCTACCTGCAACGGGTGGGACCCGACACAGCCACCGTCGCGTTCCGCGTGAACGCCAACTGCACCCCGGAGGTACGCTACGGCACCGGAGGGGCCACGAACCAGACGGCCCGCTCGACGGACAGTGGGCGCATCCACGCCGTGGTGCTCAATGGCCTGTCGCCCGGGGCCGAGTACACCTACGTGGTGGAGACGTGCGGCGCGAGTTCGAGCCCCAAGCGCTTCCACACCGCGCCCGTCCCCGGCACGCGCCGGGTGCACTTCGCCGCCATGGGGGACTTCGGCACGGGCGGCTCCCGCCAGAAGGAAGTGGCCGCCAGCATGCTCTCCTACCGGCCTGAACTCTTCATCGGGATGGGGGATGTCGCCTACGAGTCCGGCACCGAGGAGCAGATCCAGAACAACATGTTCGTCCCCATGAAGGACCTGCTGATGGAGGTTCCGTTCTTCGCGGTGGCGGGCAACCACGAGTACGTCACGGATCAAGCCCAGCCCTACCTGGACAACCTCTACCTGCCCACCAGCCCCAGTGGGGGCGAGCGCTACTACTCGTTCGACTGGGGGCATGTGCACTTCGTGGGGCTGGACTCGAACTGCGCCATTGGCCTGGCCTCGAAGGACCGCTGCACCCTGGCGGCGCAGAAGGCCTGGGCAGAGCAGGATCTCGCCGCCAGCAAGGCGCCGTGGAAGATCGTCTTCTTCCACCACCCCCCCTGGTCGAGCGGAGACCACGGCTCCCAGCTCCTCATGCGCCGGGAGTTCAGCCCCCTCTTCGAGAAGTATGGGGTGGACCTCGTCCTCACCGGACATGACCACCACTACGAGCGCGCCTACGCGATGAAGGGCGACGCGGTGGCCCCCTCCGGCACGGGGATCCCCTACTTGGTGGTGGGCAGCGGTGGCGCCAACCTGCGGGACTTCCCCGTCTCGAAGCCCGCGTGGAGCGCCGTCCGGAACAACAAGGACTATGGCTTCCTGGACGTCGAGGTCATCGACGGGACCCTCACCGCCCGGCTCGTGACGCCCTCGGGCGCCACCGCGGACTCCCTGACCCTGACCAAGCAGCTCGCCCCCGAGGAGAAGCCCACCCCCCACCCGCTGACCTTGATCGTCGAAGGCGAGCGAGGCGTCGCCCCCCACCAGGCCCTCTTCCGCGCCGAGTCCTCCCTGATGGGCGCCACGGTGCGCTGGGACTTTGGAGACGAGGAGACGGGCGAGGGCGACGCGGTGTCCCACGTCTACCCGAAGGAAGGGCAGTACACGGTGACGGCGACGGCCACCTCGGGCACGGCCCAGCAGACCGCCACGGCCCAGGTGACCGTCGCGCCCCCGGGAACGAGCATCCCCTCCCCTGGCATCCCCCAGCCGCCCACGACGGGGCCCTCCACGGGGGTGCCAGGCTCCTCCGTGGGAGGAGAGGGCGACGCCGATGCCCAGGCAGGCGGGTGCTCCACGGTTCCCCTCGGGGCCCTGTTCCCCTTGGGCGCCTGGGCGCTCGCCGGACTCTGGCGACGCCGCCGCTCGCGGTAG
- a CDS encoding DUF4956 domain-containing protein, which yields MEPTFSAVFSDLGKELSSIPMASIIPRMTAAVLIGALLSLRPWRLMMGRALPKADMVQAQVLLCTAAAVITAVIGDSVAKAFGLVGLGGFVRFRSGLKDPRDAAILFLMIGLGMACGHGSLGLAGMGTLFVAGLLMVLDLITKEDKAPKQRVMLSAQSDDLVTAEASLRKVLGERNVMVKACALDFDGHRLEMEVEEKDPGTLVAALSLTQGAALRGLRWAAMSPKGAREEQV from the coding sequence ATGGAGCCCACCTTCTCGGCAGTCTTCAGTGACCTGGGCAAAGAGCTGTCCTCGATTCCCATGGCCTCGATCATCCCTCGGATGACGGCCGCAGTGCTCATCGGCGCGCTCCTGTCCCTGCGGCCCTGGCGGCTGATGATGGGGCGCGCGCTGCCCAAGGCGGACATGGTCCAGGCGCAGGTGTTGCTGTGCACCGCCGCGGCGGTCATCACCGCCGTCATCGGCGACAGCGTGGCCAAGGCCTTCGGGCTGGTGGGACTGGGCGGCTTCGTGCGCTTCCGCTCGGGCCTCAAGGATCCGCGCGACGCGGCCATCCTCTTTCTGATGATCGGCCTGGGCATGGCCTGCGGGCACGGCAGCCTGGGGCTCGCCGGCATGGGCACCCTGTTCGTCGCCGGCCTGCTGATGGTGCTGGACCTGATCACCAAGGAGGACAAAGCGCCGAAGCAGCGGGTGATGCTCTCGGCCCAATCGGATGATCTCGTCACCGCGGAGGCCTCGCTGCGCAAGGTCCTCGGTGAGCGCAATGTGATGGTGAAGGCCTGCGCGCTCGACTTCGACGGGCACCGGCTGGAGATGGAAGTCGAGGAGAAGGATCCAGGAACCCTCGTCGCGGCGCTGAGCCTGACGCAGGGAGCAGCCCTTCGGGGACTGCGATGGGCGGCGATGAGCCCCAAAGGGGCACGGGAGGAGCAAGTATGA
- the tmk gene encoding dTMP kinase produces MFIDFEGIDGSGKTTLSNLLAARLRRQGYKVAHAREGGELQSPIARRVRDFTRDSKLLEMGARTEFFLNLARDAQQLEEVISPALCRGEVCISDRYLYSQLALSGGGRGLPLEDLAPACELASKGIWPDLVILVDVEPDLARLRKRLGKVKEGRNSDGDSRKGLAGAGLSVRVREAFLEMARKDPARWLVIENNDQPLWALEQRIVDAVLARLERREPQVQCISPSAQVTPEPVTVEHVEERFFQGLDALEVREPALAVWLLGGVPGLAPHQRRLASVERFPGLSVRSLSGLEDEASWSLRELLSKVVPVDVAASLGSLQAPRAMALRSQLYPLAPGEVVTGLKGNDTQEAWALRERALHDRHLPQVLLGLAGVENEVAWSVRELGIQKKLYSEVARSLTGLKGERVDALRESLVSHDRLAVLRSVTGQDSPFASGLREQLMGKALKLVLRSLTGLATAEAFALREQGAALTKEAIDSIDGMDDFRAWRLREDFADRWPATVLSSLRGLPLTDRAEALIHRVLSTFPGRLPLLRNAYCVIATAHETALDRVVRPATVSEARASI; encoded by the coding sequence GTGTTTATCGACTTCGAAGGCATCGACGGCAGCGGCAAGACGACACTCTCCAACCTCCTGGCCGCGCGGTTGCGGCGTCAGGGCTACAAGGTGGCTCACGCCCGCGAGGGCGGCGAGTTGCAGTCTCCCATCGCGAGACGCGTCCGGGACTTCACCCGGGACTCGAAGCTGCTGGAGATGGGCGCGCGCACCGAGTTCTTCCTCAACCTGGCGCGGGACGCTCAGCAGCTCGAGGAAGTCATCTCCCCCGCGCTCTGCCGGGGCGAGGTGTGCATCAGCGACCGCTACCTCTACTCGCAGCTGGCCCTGAGCGGCGGCGGGCGGGGCCTGCCCCTGGAAGATCTGGCGCCCGCGTGCGAGCTGGCCTCGAAGGGCATCTGGCCGGACCTGGTCATCCTGGTGGACGTGGAGCCGGACCTGGCGCGGCTGCGCAAGCGGCTGGGCAAGGTCAAGGAAGGCCGGAACTCGGACGGAGACAGCCGCAAGGGGTTGGCGGGCGCGGGGCTGTCCGTGCGCGTGCGGGAGGCCTTCCTGGAGATGGCGCGCAAGGATCCGGCGCGCTGGCTCGTCATCGAGAACAACGACCAGCCCCTGTGGGCGCTGGAGCAGCGCATCGTCGACGCGGTGCTCGCGAGGCTGGAGCGGCGCGAGCCCCAGGTCCAGTGCATCAGCCCCTCGGCCCAGGTGACCCCGGAGCCGGTGACGGTGGAGCACGTGGAGGAGCGCTTCTTCCAGGGGCTGGATGCGCTGGAGGTGCGCGAGCCCGCCCTGGCGGTGTGGCTGCTGGGCGGCGTGCCGGGCCTGGCGCCCCACCAGCGCAGGCTCGCGTCCGTGGAGCGCTTCCCGGGCCTGTCGGTGCGCAGCCTCTCGGGCCTGGAGGATGAAGCCTCGTGGTCGCTGCGGGAGCTGCTCTCCAAGGTGGTGCCGGTGGATGTCGCCGCCAGCCTCGGTAGCCTCCAGGCCCCCCGCGCCATGGCGCTGCGCTCGCAGCTCTACCCGCTCGCCCCGGGGGAAGTGGTGACAGGGCTCAAGGGCAATGACACCCAGGAGGCGTGGGCCCTGCGGGAGCGCGCGCTGCATGACCGGCACCTGCCTCAGGTGCTCCTGGGCCTGGCGGGCGTGGAGAACGAGGTGGCCTGGTCCGTGCGCGAGCTGGGCATCCAGAAGAAGCTGTACTCGGAGGTGGCGCGCAGCCTCACGGGCCTCAAAGGAGAGCGCGTGGATGCGCTGCGCGAGTCGCTCGTCTCGCATGACCGGCTCGCGGTGCTGCGCAGCGTCACCGGCCAGGACTCGCCGTTCGCCAGCGGCTTGCGCGAGCAGCTCATGGGCAAGGCGCTGAAGCTGGTGCTCCGCTCGCTGACGGGGCTCGCCACCGCCGAGGCCTTCGCCCTGCGCGAGCAGGGGGCCGCGCTCACCAAGGAGGCCATCGACTCGATCGACGGCATGGATGACTTCCGGGCCTGGCGCCTGCGCGAGGACTTCGCGGACCGCTGGCCCGCCACCGTCCTCTCCTCGCTCCGGGGGCTGCCGCTGACGGACCGCGCGGAGGCGCTCATCCACCGCGTGCTGAGCACCTTCCCGGGGCGGCTGCCGCTGCTGCGCAACGCCTACTGTGTCATCGCCACCGCCCACGAAACGGCCCTGGACCGCGTGGTGCGTCCGGCCACCGTCTCCGAAGCCCGCGCCAGCATCTGA
- a CDS encoding VTC domain-containing protein, protein MLSFAEGEVTKLRREFKLVLDAQAAATICSRLCLELDGYLPPPTRIVSVYFDKPGYPLAQRAMLTPQDCLKVRTKEYSPDLGADGVERVVLEAKRERNGVTQKRRVWVPRSRLKSVLRGGTGLLPLIAGGGLIPVLGVTYQRHVYQASHTWRVTVDRAIGYHAIPPGLALSETALTQERLGPPLSLDSRVVMEVKHLGQELPEWLAAMHPGGRKPAYSKFAEGMARIHSFAADGVLGG, encoded by the coding sequence ATGCTCTCGTTCGCCGAAGGTGAAGTCACCAAGCTGCGCCGCGAATTCAAGCTGGTGCTGGACGCTCAGGCCGCCGCGACGATCTGCTCTCGGCTGTGCCTGGAGCTGGATGGCTACCTCCCTCCGCCCACGCGCATCGTGTCCGTCTACTTCGACAAGCCGGGGTACCCGCTGGCCCAGCGGGCCATGCTCACCCCGCAGGATTGCCTGAAGGTCCGCACCAAGGAGTACTCGCCGGACCTGGGGGCCGACGGTGTCGAGCGCGTGGTGCTCGAGGCCAAACGTGAGCGCAATGGGGTGACGCAGAAGCGCCGGGTGTGGGTACCGCGCTCGCGGCTGAAGAGCGTCCTGCGCGGGGGCACGGGCCTGCTGCCGTTGATTGCCGGGGGCGGACTGATTCCCGTGTTGGGGGTGACGTACCAGCGGCACGTGTACCAGGCCTCGCACACCTGGCGGGTGACGGTGGACCGAGCCATTGGCTACCACGCCATCCCTCCCGGGCTGGCGCTGTCGGAGACGGCCCTGACCCAGGAGCGGCTCGGGCCACCGCTCTCCCTGGACAGCCGTGTGGTGATGGAGGTGAAGCACCTGGGTCAGGAGTTGCCAGAGTGGCTGGCGGCGATGCACCCGGGCGGCAGGAAACCGGCGTACAGCAAGTTCGCCGAGGGGATGGCGAGGATTCACTCCTTCGCCGCGGATGGGGTTCTTGGGGGTTAG